Genomic segment of Caproiciproducens sp. NJN-50:
GCGATGGACCGTCAGAATGAAAATCTGGGTGAATTTTTTAATCCACATCATTTGGCGGTCTTGCGCTTTATAAAAATGGCGATTGACAATGCCCACAAGAATGGGATCCGGGCGGGAATCTGCGGGGAACTTGGCGCCGATTTGGACCTGACAGAAATATTTCTGGCACTCGGTGTGGATGAGCTGTCTGTATCGCCCTCGATGATTTTGAGGCTTCGTAAAAAAATCAGAGAAACGGACACAACCCAGATTGATGATAAAATTCTGATTGATTTAGACATGAATTAGAAGATGAGGATGGAACTTTTCGCTGTCTGGTCTGCTCAATGTCCAGGGCAATAAACAGATCTATTTTCATTAGTCGCGGTCGATTGGTTAATAATAAATTTAAATCTGAAAAGCAGTTCTATCCTTAACGGCTCATTTGATTTTTGGAATACATAGTTTCAGCTTTAATTGGATTCGTTTTTGCCGTCATCGAAAAAACAGGCCCGCCGGGATTTATTCCCGGCGGGCCTGTTTTTTATGATGGCCGCTTTTTAAGGAGGGAGATAGGGCGGGGTAGCATTTAGCCAAATCCATAGGATCTACCGGTTTAGGTGTGGGAAAGAAGCGGCTGCGTTAAGTTTTATGGATCATACCTTCGGCGAATGATTTAAGCTGTGAAAGAGACTCGAATTTGACTCCGCTTTGTTCGATGGATTCCTGAACAATCGAAGGCAGAGAAGAAAAATACTGTTTCATATCCGGATCCGTAAATGGATTCTGTTCGTTTTGCATGGAGATCACCTCATGAAAAGTATCTGCCTTAATTTATCGATTATGCATTCGCGGAAAGAGCGGGAAGAGTCTCTCGGCCCAACCTATTGGCGTGTCGCTTTTAGTCGGAGGCAAAACCGGAAACGGCTGCGCTTTCAATCCTCCATTGGATTTTTGCCGAAATTCTTGAAAAATTCATCAATAAAGTAAAGCGAAGCGCCCGTAGCTACGGATTCAACTTTGTTTTTGCAGGGCAGTAAAAATTCATGGGCATTTTCTCCAAACGGATTTTTTGCATTGACTCGCTCACATAATAAATCCATATAGTCCTTCATGTAAGCGCCTACGTAACCGCCCAGGATGATCTTACAGCCGAACAGCATCCGGATATCATGCACTGCGATGGCGAGATAATCCAAATATTCATTCCACACCTTCTGAAGCATTTCATCCCCTTGTTTGAGTCGGAGGAAAAACAGGCCCAGGTCGTCGTTGGAGTAATTCGCCAGCCTTTCCGCGTTGCAGTACGCGTCAAAACACCCCCGCTGCCCGCAATAGCATGGCTTGCCGTTTGGAACCAGATTCATATGCCCGACTTCTCCGCTGTACAGTCCGTCTCCCATATATACTTTATCGTTCACAAGCACGGAACCGCCGATGCTGTTGCACAGGCTGATGTAAAATGCGTTGTGGATCTCGGGCGACATCCATATTTCGGAAAAGCCGGAAGCGTTGGAGTCATGGACCAGTTTGGTGGGATAAGGAATGTACTTTACAAAGTCTTTATTGCTTATGCCCGTATTGGAAATGACCCTGCCGTCGACGACAAGGCCCTGCTCTTCATTGATCAGGCCCGGCATGGCGATCCCTATTCCCAATAATTTCTGCCGGTCCAGATGGATGTTGTCAATCATGTTCTCTACAAGATTTCCCAATAAGATGAAATATTCGCCGTTGTTTCGGAAATCCCGCTTCAGGAAAATACGGTTGATGACATTGCCCATCAGGTCCATGACCACACCGTTAATGCTGTGCTTGGTTATATCCAACCCGATGGCGACCTTTGCATCGGCAATGTAGGAATAGGCGATCGGATTTCTGCCGCCTGATTTTGTCGACAGTTTCTGGTTGGAGCCGATCAGCTTGGCTTTGCATAAATACTCCAAATTCTGTGTGACTGTCGGCAGGCTCAGCTGCAGGTCGTAAGCAATATCCTGCTTTGTTGCAAAATTGTTCTCGCGTATGTAAAAATAGATTTTTTTCCTGTTGTTTTGTTTGATATCAACGATATTCATACGTCTTTTTTTCTCCCGTTTTTATTTCTTTCATAAAGCCGCCGGCGTTTTCGGGGGTGTGCTTCAAACCTGCGTAATGATTGCCTAAAACTCAAATGATTGATTCATATCAATTTTACTCCTTCTAAGAAAAAAGCCAACACTTGGGCGAATTTTATTTTCATGGCTAGACCTACGCAGCGAAGTTAGCTGTTCATCCTTTCAGCTTTCCGTGTTGGTGATACTTTTGCGCGTCGTACTCGTTTATTAGCATAGAAGAAAAATGATGTGCGATGTGGAGACTGATTCATGGGTGGTGTGAAAATCTTTGTTTATATGTAATAAAAATCTTGACAAAGGAAAAGGATAGCGTATAATATAAATACATTTTGTAAATAGTTTTTATAAAATGTATTATAGCACATCACCACAATATTATGCAACAAAAGGAGAAAAAACAATGAAGAACGATCTTTTTTCACTCGGTGGAAAAGTCGCGGTGGTAACCGGCGGCAATCAGGGGATTGGGAAAGTCGTTGCCGGGTTTATCGCAGATGCCGGGGCCGACGTCGTTATCATTGACTTAAACGATGCCACGAAAGTTGCGAGGGATATCGCCGAAGAATATGGAGTGCGGACGGCGGCGGTCGCCTGTGATGTTACAAAGCCTCAGGAAGTTGAAAAAGCGATAGAGGAAGCAGCCCGTAAAATGGGAACGCTGGACTTGCTGTTTAACAATGCGGGGATCTGTTTACATAAAGATGCGCTGGACTGCACCCCTCAGGACTGGCTGAAGGTCGTTGACGTCAATTTGAATGGGATCTTTTTTGTTGCGCAGGCCTTCGGAAAATATCTTGTCCGCAACGGCAAAAAAGGAAACATCGTGAATACGGCTTCGATGTCCGCCACCATTGTTAATATTCCGCAGGGCCAGGCGTCTTATAACTCGTCGAAGGCCGGCGTCGCGCATTTGACAAAATCCCTGGCCGTCGAATGGGCCGGGAAAGGGATACGCGTCAACTCGATCAGCCCGGGGTATATCATGACGGAAATGACCGGAAACGTCAGAAAGGATTGGCAGGAGCTCTGGGTAAACTCGATTCCGTTTAAACGGATGGGCAGACCGGAAGAGCTGGCTGGAGCGGTTATCTACTTCCTGTCCGATGCATCCACTTACACTTCCGGCTGCGATATGCTGATTGACGGATGCTTCACGGTTGTTTAAGATTGTCTGTATGAGCGCAAAGTTTTTGGGATTGCTGGATTAATGCTGCATCCGGCCTGCTGAATCAAAATCTTGCCAGGATGCGGCCGATCATATCCTTAATATTCGAGAAAAAGGGGTGATTTAAAAATTTGTTTTGTCTGAGGTTTATATTGGTTGGACTTCAGGCAGAAAGAATGCAGGCAGCAGTCTAAACATTTTGAAAATGAGAGTTTGGGAGGAAAAAAGATGAAGAAAAGGTGCTTAGCGATTTTACTGGCAGTAAGCATGGTGGTACCGCTTGCGGCGTGCAGTTCTCAGAATTCATCTTCCACAACGTCCGGCGCGGCAGCCAATACGGCTTCCACTGCGGAGACATCCGGCGGCGCCGCTGCGGCGAACGGCGGCAGCAACGAGATTTGGTATTCCACAAAAAACTCCACGGAAACGGTGCATGTCGCAATGGCGAAGGGCGTTACCGACGCCGCCAAGATGCTCGGCTATGACGGAAAAGTCACGGTAGCGGAATCGGATGCGGCCAAGCAAAACGACCAGATGAACAATCTGATCGACAATGTCAAGCCGAAGGCGATCATCCTGAATCCTTACGACAGCGACAGTGTCTCGGACGTCATTACAAAATGCAACAACGCAAAGATTCCGCTCGCCGTAATCGACAACCAGGCGAACAATGCGAATGTCGCAGTCTCCGTTTTGTTTGACAGCATTGCTTCCGGCAAGGCTGCGGCGGAGGAAGCGATCCGTTTGCTTACCCAAAAGTATGGCAAGCCCAAGGGTGTTGTAGTGGATCTGTACGGCGAAGTCGTTTCTCAGGTGTTTAAAGACAGGGCAAAAGGATTTGAAGACGAAATCAAGAAATATTCCGACATCAAGCTGATTTCCGTGCTCGGCGCGCCTCAGGCGGATGTGGCCACAAGCGCTTTGAACAACATTATAGCGGATTCAAAGTCCCGCAATGAGACGATCGACCTGATCAATACGCCGACCGACACCGCAACTCTCGGCGCGGTCGAAGCGCTGAAAACCAACGACATGTGGTATCCGATCGGAAACGACAAGCATGTTTTTGTTATCTCCCACGACGGCGCGTCGCAAATTCTTGACGATATCCGCGACAATTATGTGGATTCTGAAATCGTTATCGATGTCCTGGGCGTCGGCGGCATTGCCGCGGAAGTATTGAACGAGTATACGGTGAAGGGAAAAGAAATTCCCACATCCGGAACATTTGAACCCCGGGGGAAATACCTTAACAAAAAAGTTGAGTTCTCAAAGGGGAACTGCGGCCCGACGATCGTGCTGGCTCCTCTGAAAGTAACGAAGACGAATGCGGACGATCCGCTCATCTGGGGAAATGTCGTCAAATAGAAAAGCCCTGCGTTTCCCTTGATGTCCCTGGCAAGACCGAACAGTTTTCCAGAGCAGTGCAAGTGTATGGCGAGC
This window contains:
- a CDS encoding ROK family protein is translated as MNIVDIKQNNRKKIYFYIRENNFATKQDIAYDLQLSLPTVTQNLEYLCKAKLIGSNQKLSTKSGGRNPIAYSYIADAKVAIGLDITKHSINGVVMDLMGNVINRIFLKRDFRNNGEYFILLGNLVENMIDNIHLDRQKLLGIGIAMPGLINEEQGLVVDGRVISNTGISNKDFVKYIPYPTKLVHDSNASGFSEIWMSPEIHNAFYISLCNSIGGSVLVNDKVYMGDGLYSGEVGHMNLVPNGKPCYCGQRGCFDAYCNAERLANYSNDDLGLFFLRLKQGDEMLQKVWNEYLDYLAIAVHDIRMLFGCKIILGGYVGAYMKDYMDLLCERVNAKNPFGENAHEFLLPCKNKVESVATGASLYFIDEFFKNFGKNPMED
- a CDS encoding SDR family oxidoreductase yields the protein MKNDLFSLGGKVAVVTGGNQGIGKVVAGFIADAGADVVIIDLNDATKVARDIAEEYGVRTAAVACDVTKPQEVEKAIEEAARKMGTLDLLFNNAGICLHKDALDCTPQDWLKVVDVNLNGIFFVAQAFGKYLVRNGKKGNIVNTASMSATIVNIPQGQASYNSSKAGVAHLTKSLAVEWAGKGIRVNSISPGYIMTEMTGNVRKDWQELWVNSIPFKRMGRPEELAGAVIYFLSDASTYTSGCDMLIDGCFTVV
- a CDS encoding sugar ABC transporter substrate-binding protein translates to MKKRCLAILLAVSMVVPLAACSSQNSSSTTSGAAANTASTAETSGGAAAANGGSNEIWYSTKNSTETVHVAMAKGVTDAAKMLGYDGKVTVAESDAAKQNDQMNNLIDNVKPKAIILNPYDSDSVSDVITKCNNAKIPLAVIDNQANNANVAVSVLFDSIASGKAAAEEAIRLLTQKYGKPKGVVVDLYGEVVSQVFKDRAKGFEDEIKKYSDIKLISVLGAPQADVATSALNNIIADSKSRNETIDLINTPTDTATLGAVEALKTNDMWYPIGNDKHVFVISHDGASQILDDIRDNYVDSEIVIDVLGVGGIAAEVLNEYTVKGKEIPTSGTFEPRGKYLNKKVEFSKGNCGPTIVLAPLKVTKTNADDPLIWGNVVK